A stretch of the Chlorobiota bacterium genome encodes the following:
- a CDS encoding tetratricopeptide repeat protein: MNIEELTKLIEEAEELNNKGNFVEAESLINKLLVEKILDQDLLLKSKALLILSTTLWRQGKFTESLPIAEKSLECSISTKATNAITSTKYEAKALNLIGVIYNSLSDYHNALDNLNNALYLLEELKDKSGVAFANCYIGIVYHTLSDFKKALEFYFSSLSKYEEISNKNGIAFIIGNIGCVYGSLSDYQKALEYFNLALALHEEIDDKRGVATVTKNIGFMYFKLSNFLKAIEFYDRSIAIYLDIGDKNGVASVYSEIGHVFYNLQDYTKAQEYFNHALTLSEEIGDIKVEAIVISYIGALRSDPLFEDGLNYDKAEEYLLKAAKLNSKIGIKEALYNNYKSLSQLYETLFRWDEALTYFKLFHELEKEVLSEETKKKAELFDIQRKQADIDKQLAIERAKHEATETLLHNVLPISIANRIINGENLIAEKLSNVSVLFADIVNFTKLSQSITPEQLVDGLDRIFTAFDLLADKYNLEKIKTIGDAYMVVAGAPLPRNDHAQAMANMAIDMIEAMKQFTSITTGEPIQIRIGIHSGEVVAGVIGKKKFAYDLWGDAVNTASRMESHGEPNQIHISQDFYNELISSNLFSIDNFIDRGKMEIKGKGVLKTYFLIKS; encoded by the coding sequence ATGAACATTGAAGAGCTAACTAAACTAATTGAAGAGGCTGAAGAGCTTAACAATAAAGGCAACTTTGTTGAAGCTGAATCATTAATTAATAAATTACTAGTTGAAAAAATATTAGACCAAGATTTACTTTTAAAATCTAAAGCTCTATTAATATTATCTACTACTTTATGGCGACAAGGTAAGTTTACAGAATCATTACCTATTGCTGAAAAATCATTAGAGTGTTCTATTAGTACAAAAGCTACTAATGCAATTACATCAACTAAATATGAAGCTAAAGCTTTGAATTTGATTGGTGTAATATACAATTCATTATCTGACTACCATAATGCACTCGACAATCTTAACAATGCACTTTATTTACTTGAAGAGTTAAAAGATAAAAGTGGGGTAGCATTTGCTAATTGTTACATCGGTATTGTATATCATACACTTTCTGATTTCAAAAAAGCACTAGAATTTTATTTTAGTTCACTTTCAAAGTATGAAGAAATTTCTAATAAAAATGGTATTGCATTTATCATTGGTAATATTGGTTGTGTTTATGGTTCACTTTCTGACTACCAAAAAGCACTCGAATATTTTAATCTTGCTCTTGCTTTGCACGAAGAGATTGATGATAAACGTGGGGTAGCAACTGTTACTAAAAACATTGGATTTATGTATTTTAAATTGTCAAACTTTTTAAAAGCTATCGAGTTTTACGATCGTTCAATTGCAATATATTTGGATATTGGTGATAAAAATGGAGTGGCAAGTGTTTATAGTGAAATTGGACATGTATTTTACAATTTACAAGATTACACAAAAGCTCAAGAATATTTTAATCATGCACTTACATTATCTGAAGAGATAGGTGATATAAAAGTCGAAGCTATTGTTATTAGTTATATCGGAGCTCTTCGTTCTGATCCATTATTTGAGGATGGTTTAAATTATGACAAAGCTGAAGAATATCTTCTTAAGGCTGCTAAATTAAATTCTAAAATTGGAATTAAAGAAGCTTTGTATAATAACTATAAATCTCTTTCACAATTATATGAAACTCTTTTTAGATGGGATGAAGCTCTAACATATTTTAAATTATTTCATGAGCTTGAAAAAGAAGTTCTATCAGAAGAGACTAAGAAAAAAGCCGAACTATTTGATATTCAACGCAAGCAAGCAGATATTGACAAACAATTAGCCATTGAACGAGCTAAACATGAGGCTACCGAGACTTTACTTCATAATGTTTTACCTATCTCTATTGCCAATAGAATCATTAATGGTGAAAATCTGATTGCTGAAAAACTCTCCAATGTTTCTGTTCTCTTTGCTGATATTGTCAACTTCACTAAGCTCTCTCAATCTATCACGCCTGAACAACTTGTGGATGGACTTGATAGAATTTTCACTGCTTTTGATTTGCTTGCCGATAAATATAATCTTGAGAAAATAAAAACTATTGGGGATGCTTATATGGTCGTGGCTGGTGCTCCACTACCTCGTAATGATCATGCTCAAGCCATGGCGAACATGGCTATTGATATGATTGAGGCTATGAAACAATTTACTTCAATTACTACTGGTGAACCTATTCAAATCAGAATTGGCATTCATTCTGGTGAAGTTGTGGCTGGAGTCATTGGCAAAAAGAAATTTGCTTATGACTTGTGGGGTGATGCCGTTAACACTGCAAGCCGCATGGAAAGCCATGGTGAGCCAAACCAAATACATATCTCTCAAGATTTTTACAACGAACTAATTTCTTCTAATTTATTTTCAATAGATAATTTTATTGATAGAGGCAAAATGGAGATAAAAGGCAAAGGAGTTCTTAAAACTTATTTCTTAATTAAATCATGA
- a CDS encoding tetratricopeptide repeat protein, whose protein sequence is MNIEELTKLIEEAEELNNKGNFVEAEKSLHSILLTMKLSPNLMLKSRALVALSASLWRQGKPTESLPIALNSLELIAIAKLEQSVISTETEAKSLANIGRVYTCLSDYQNAQDYYNQSMEMSVELGLSENIAKVSGDLGIVFSNISNYQKSLEYFNQALEIYEELDLTDNIPKIYGTIGHVYNRLSDNHKALEYFNLALELSEKLDLKNNIAFVTGNIGNVCFDLGDYKKAIEYYNRSFELSKQLGIKHDEASLPLYIGNVYNKLTNYSKALEYYNLAFELSEKLGLKINLAFITLNIGNVYNHLFDYSKSLEYYNRSFELSGELGLSANKAVITGNIGSIFGNPEFEGFNVLKAEEYLLNAINLNKEIGIKLNLYENHKVLSDLYKLINRWEDFAVHFVQFHDIEKEVVSEEAKKQAELMDYRRKIEESERDRQVKIARFQEREKILDNILPTQITERLIKGEQPIADRAENVSIFFSDIVGFTSLSQTITANELVTGLNSLFIKFDLLAKEYGLEKIKTIGDAYMAVCGVPVSVSDHAVRMARFALGIQKLFAGGVYINGHNVKIRIGLHCGEVVAGVIGEQKFAYDLWGDAVNTASRMESHGEPNQIHISQDFYNELISTNLFSIDNFIDRGKMEIKGKGVLKTYFLIKS, encoded by the coding sequence ATGAACATTGAAGAGCTAACTAAACTAATTGAAGAGGCTGAAGAGCTTAACAATAAAGGCAACTTTGTTGAAGCTGAAAAAAGCTTACATTCAATACTGTTAACTATGAAATTGAGCCCTAACTTAATGTTGAAATCAAGAGCACTAGTAGCACTTTCAGCATCCTTATGGCGACAAGGTAAACCAACAGAATCTTTACCTATAGCATTGAATTCACTTGAATTAATTGCGATTGCCAAATTAGAACAATCAGTTATTTCAACAGAAACTGAAGCTAAATCTTTGGCAAATATCGGTAGAGTTTACACATGCTTAAGTGATTATCAGAATGCACAAGATTATTATAACCAGTCTATGGAAATGAGTGTAGAACTTGGTTTGAGTGAAAATATTGCAAAAGTTTCAGGTGATTTAGGGATAGTTTTTTCAAACATTTCCAACTACCAGAAATCTCTTGAATACTTTAATCAAGCTCTTGAAATATACGAAGAATTGGACTTAACAGATAATATTCCCAAAATTTATGGAACAATAGGACATGTTTACAACAGACTATCAGACAACCATAAAGCACTAGAATATTTTAATCTAGCACTTGAGTTAAGCGAAAAGCTTGATTTGAAAAACAATATAGCATTTGTTACTGGTAATATTGGTAATGTTTGCTTTGATCTAGGCGATTACAAAAAGGCTATTGAGTATTATAATAGGTCATTTGAATTAAGTAAACAACTTGGTATAAAACATGATGAAGCTAGTTTACCATTATATATTGGGAATGTTTACAATAAACTCACTAACTATTCAAAAGCCCTAGAATATTATAACTTAGCATTTGAATTAAGTGAAAAATTAGGATTAAAAATTAATTTAGCATTTATTACATTAAATATTGGAAATGTTTATAATCACCTATTTGACTACTCTAAGTCTTTAGAGTATTATAACCGTTCATTTGAATTAAGTGGTGAATTAGGTTTAAGTGCTAATAAAGCAGTGATCACTGGAAATATTGGGTCAATATTTGGCAATCCTGAATTTGAAGGTTTCAATGTTTTAAAAGCTGAAGAGTATCTTCTAAATGCAATTAATTTAAATAAAGAAATTGGCATCAAACTAAATTTATATGAAAATCATAAAGTACTTTCAGATCTTTATAAACTTATAAATAGATGGGAAGATTTTGCAGTTCATTTTGTTCAGTTTCATGATATTGAAAAAGAAGTTGTTTCAGAAGAAGCTAAGAAACAAGCTGAATTGATGGATTACAGACGTAAAATTGAAGAATCTGAACGAGATAGACAAGTAAAAATTGCTCGGTTTCAAGAACGAGAGAAAATACTTGATAATATTCTTCCTACACAAATCACTGAACGATTAATAAAGGGTGAACAACCTATTGCTGATCGTGCCGAAAATGTTTCTATTTTCTTTTCTGATATTGTTGGATTTACATCACTTTCTCAAACTATTACCGCAAACGAATTAGTAACAGGTTTGAATTCATTATTTATCAAATTTGATTTACTAGCAAAAGAATATGGTCTTGAAAAGATTAAAACTATTGGTGATGCTTATATGGCTGTTTGTGGTGTACCAGTATCAGTTAGTGATCATGCTGTTAGGATGGCAAGATTTGCACTTGGTATTCAGAAATTATTTGCTGGTGGAGTTTATATCAACGGTCATAATGTAAAAATTAGAATTGGATTACATTGTGGTGAAGTAGTGGCTGGTGTTATTGGAGAGCAAAAATTTGCATATGACTTGTGGGGTGATGCCGTTAACACTGCAAGCCGCATGGAAAGCCATGGTGAGCCTAACCAAATACATATCTCTCAAGATTTTTACAACGAGCTTATTTCTACTAATTTATTCTCAATTGATAATTTTATTGATAGAGGCAAAATGGAAATCAAAGGCAAAGGAGTTCTTAAAACTTATTTCTTAATTAAATCATGA
- a CDS encoding ATP-binding protein, with protein MFFDSNPILPLENLCSHLETYQPQNDSQAVMLNYANKLILLEDNFKGAGLFIWGEAGIGKSHIAVGIAKKFMLKGLTHIFQFADRFNFQTILDLKPTQVWVIDDLNNGYGLISQLFKKVVLNAHELGGRVFITSKKNYDELLKEMIVGDGNANRIRYDDRTNGMFKILNVTGNSYRQTNA; from the coding sequence ATGTTCTTTGATTCGAATCCAATATTACCATTAGAAAATCTTTGTTCGCATTTAGAAACGTACCAACCTCAAAATGATTCACAAGCAGTAATGTTAAATTATGCAAACAAATTGATTTTGCTAGAAGATAATTTTAAAGGTGCTGGGCTTTTTATATGGGGTGAAGCGGGAATTGGTAAAAGTCATATTGCTGTTGGAATAGCTAAAAAATTTATGTTAAAAGGATTAACTCATATTTTTCAATTTGCAGATAGATTTAATTTTCAAACAATTTTAGATTTAAAACCTACACAAGTTTGGGTAATTGATGACTTAAATAATGGGTATGGATTAATTTCTCAATTGTTTAAAAAAGTTGTATTAAACGCTCATGAACTTGGTGGTAGAGTATTCATAACAAGCAAAAAGAATTATGATGAGTTGTTAAAAGAAATGATTGTTGGTGATGGAAATGCCAACAGAATTAGATATGATGATAGAACTAATGGTATGTTTAAAATTTTAAATGTTACTGGAAACAGTTATCGTCAGACTAATGCTTGA
- a CDS encoding DUF2236 domain-containing protein yields MNYNFMDNTFWQTQRMIADPLADELVDELMTSGEYLNSRDLMGKLMKNNDLVSFKASNSIPIPIHKFLIETSNLPIWLDINKIKIAQRVGTNYNIEGAFVLLFKSLPMCYCMAKGAKVLHTTGRLLADKESFDINKDSTTTFLHRVMMSLQFVEDVAQFDGFNESGSAIVTTQKVRLVHSSIRNFIKEKIPNWNNEELGVPINQEDLLFTLTTFSVGMIQGLSIMGIKLTDEEKESYMHLWRVIGYILGISEELLPKNYQEGINFQSGIIDREATYSKEGNDLMTSVVNLIEFILPGNVSNIFVVNLVHHFIGDKICNCVGIEPTSNTVKFRVKLIRKFFIIIAKLEENNTFIGKFVRYIVNKVVKYVINKLNGNKEIMFRPPIDLVG; encoded by the coding sequence ATGAATTATAATTTCATGGATAACACTTTTTGGCAAACACAAAGGATGATTGCAGATCCTTTAGCTGATGAATTAGTTGATGAACTAATGACAAGTGGTGAGTACTTAAATTCCAGAGATTTAATGGGGAAACTAATGAAGAATAATGATTTGGTTTCTTTTAAAGCCTCAAATTCAATCCCAATTCCTATCCACAAATTTTTAATTGAAACAAGCAACTTACCTATCTGGTTGGATATAAATAAGATTAAAATTGCACAACGAGTAGGTACAAATTACAATATTGAAGGTGCTTTTGTTCTGTTATTCAAATCATTACCAATGTGTTATTGCATGGCTAAAGGTGCAAAAGTATTACATACAACTGGAAGATTATTAGCAGATAAAGAATCATTTGACATCAATAAAGATAGCACAACAACATTTTTGCATAGAGTTATGATGAGTTTACAATTTGTAGAAGATGTAGCTCAATTTGATGGTTTTAATGAATCTGGATCTGCTATTGTGACAACTCAAAAGGTGAGATTAGTGCATTCATCGATCAGAAACTTTATAAAAGAAAAAATTCCAAATTGGAATAATGAAGAACTTGGAGTTCCAATTAATCAAGAAGATTTATTATTTACATTAACAACATTTTCAGTTGGAATGATTCAAGGATTAAGCATTATGGGAATTAAGCTAACTGATGAAGAGAAGGAAAGTTATATGCATTTATGGCGAGTGATTGGTTATATTTTAGGTATTTCAGAGGAGCTACTTCCTAAGAATTATCAAGAAGGAATTAATTTTCAATCAGGAATAATAGATAGAGAAGCTACTTATTCTAAAGAAGGAAACGACTTAATGACATCTGTTGTAAATTTGATTGAATTTATACTTCCTGGTAATGTTTCAAATATTTTTGTTGTAAACTTAGTTCATCATTTTATTGGTGATAAAATATGTAATTGTGTTGGAATTGAACCAACTTCAAACACAGTAAAATTTCGAGTCAAATTAATTAGAAAATTCTTTATTATTATTGCTAAGCTCGAAGAAAATAACACATTTATTGGAAAATTTGTAAGGTATATAGTTAACAAAGTTGTTAAGTATGTAATTAATAAATTAAATGGGAATAAAGAAATTATGTTCAGACCACCAATAGATTTAGTAGGTTAA